A stretch of the Pirellulales bacterium genome encodes the following:
- a CDS encoding VOC family protein, with protein MFGRILLRTLMGSCLLLAGSWSLAEEVQPARFHHVLLNVTQPAKSMRFYRNTFGAVPVKFRGAADALLTERSFLLFNQVETPPDGTLNTGVWHIGWGGVDVKNEYEWWKRHDVTIHTPLSPLPGRDNFYFYISGPDKELIEINTMGHHRFAHVHFFADDVNESVAWYTKNLGLKPRTAKVPRPKGDPNTLAGIWMNVIQCDNVLLIFFGKPDQEPSPQWWPDPPLKEIQSTKDRPIERIGFSYEKIEPVFERMQAAGVTIVEPITERPQFRLKSFVVEGPNRVLIEVAEAKPISEGVWE; from the coding sequence ATGTTCGGAAGAATTTTGCTGCGAACCCTGATGGGATCTTGCCTGCTGCTGGCGGGCAGTTGGTCGCTGGCCGAAGAGGTGCAGCCGGCGCGGTTTCATCATGTGCTGCTCAACGTGACGCAGCCCGCCAAGTCGATGCGATTTTATCGGAACACGTTCGGCGCGGTACCGGTGAAATTCCGCGGCGCGGCCGACGCGCTTTTGACCGAGCGATCGTTTCTGCTGTTCAATCAGGTCGAGACGCCGCCCGACGGCACGCTGAACACGGGCGTGTGGCACATTGGTTGGGGTGGCGTGGACGTGAAGAACGAATACGAATGGTGGAAGCGACACGACGTGACGATTCACACGCCGCTCTCGCCGCTGCCGGGGCGCGACAACTTTTATTTTTACATCAGCGGCCCGGACAAGGAGTTGATCGAGATCAACACGATGGGGCACCACCGATTCGCGCATGTGCATTTCTTTGCCGACGACGTGAACGAATCGGTCGCTTGGTACACGAAGAATTTGGGCCTCAAGCCGCGGACGGCGAAGGTTCCTCGGCCGAAGGGGGACCCGAACACACTGGCCGGCATCTGGATGAACGTGATTCAGTGCGACAACGTGCTGCTCATCTTCTTTGGCAAGCCCGATCAAGAACCGTCGCCGCAGTGGTGGCCCGATCCGCCGCTCAAGGAAATTCAATCGACCAAGGATCGGCCGATCGAGCGGATCGGTTTTTCGTACGAAAAGATCGAGCCGGTCTTCGAGCGCATGCAGGCCGCGGGCGTGACGATCGTGGAACCGATCACCGAGCGCCCGCAGTTTCGGCTGAAGAGTTTTGTGGTGGAGGGGCCGAACCGCGTGCTGATCGAGGTGGCGGAGGCGAAGCCCATTTCGGAAGGAGTTTGGGAATGA
- a CDS encoding thioesterase family protein → MSSATGRSTALPAALYVRDGETWIPQEACVGPWSPEALHGGPVAALCVAAAEELLPGEHLVTTRMTLDLVKPVPMRPLAVEAKLIKTGRRVHLVDVTIRHDGKEVALARVQRTSYAEVTLPDLAGSGLDIGPPPDRPEDMILFNQASAPDRPGNFSRLATEFRTATDLGIYKAGVKIAWLNVYADLTPGVPLSNSAAVAAASDYTNALGAPAMPSQVGLLYPNADLTLYLVRKPVSHWVRLAPTSTWHEHGIGHSRCALWDEKGMLGTSAVTLPLMEKGYN, encoded by the coding sequence ATGAGCAGCGCCACGGGGCGGAGCACAGCGCTTCCGGCGGCGCTTTACGTTCGTGATGGGGAGACGTGGATTCCGCAAGAGGCGTGCGTGGGACCGTGGTCGCCCGAGGCGCTGCATGGCGGCCCGGTGGCGGCCTTGTGCGTTGCGGCGGCCGAAGAGTTGCTACCGGGCGAACATTTGGTGACGACGCGCATGACGTTGGACCTGGTCAAGCCGGTCCCAATGCGGCCGCTGGCGGTAGAGGCCAAGCTGATCAAAACGGGACGGCGCGTGCATCTGGTGGATGTGACGATCCGTCACGATGGCAAGGAGGTCGCGCTCGCCCGCGTACAGCGCACGAGCTATGCGGAGGTGACGCTTCCCGATTTGGCCGGGAGCGGGTTAGACATTGGTCCGCCCCCGGACCGGCCAGAGGACATGATTCTGTTTAATCAAGCATCGGCGCCTGATCGTCCGGGGAACTTTTCGCGATTGGCCACCGAATTTCGCACGGCGACAGACTTGGGAATTTACAAAGCGGGCGTCAAAATCGCGTGGTTGAATGTGTACGCCGATTTGACGCCGGGCGTGCCACTTTCGAATTCGGCCGCGGTAGCCGCCGCCAGCGACTACACCAACGCGCTAGGCGCCCCGGCGATGCCCAGCCAGGTGGGGCTGTTGTACCCCAACGCCGACTTGACCTTATATCTGGTGCGCAAACCCGTGAGCCACTGGGTGCGTTTGGCGCCGACCAGCACCTGGCACGAGCATGGCATTGGGCACAGCCGGTGCGCATTATGGGATGAAAAGGGGATGTTAGGCACCTCGGCCGTGACACTTCCCTTGATGGAGAAGGGGTATAATTGA
- a CDS encoding neutral/alkaline non-lysosomal ceramidase N-terminal domain-containing protein, giving the protein MHHFRTCSYALLFLGLVGTALAADEKKEFRVGVAERDVTPEGKTPMWGYAERHAALSTGVADPLMAKAIVIQAGKDKLAIVGTDLGRGPTSEMMKQIRAELKSACGIEHVIISGSHSHHGPVIELTDKEGRGKGKFADAVAYSQKLPGLLIDAIKEADASLQPAKIGVGTKNVSLNRNRHSKREPKAVEPMLAVVRFDDMAGKPIAILVNFAAHPTMIDAMDLRFSADYPGAMKKKVEASLKTKCVFMQGAAGDMSANPPAGVSGPKQFGEALADQVLNVAAGIKTAVPAKPEIVGTVDRFLFDARVDFTNKIIQTVFARVFFPELAQAYVDEVQEGIPAELDTVLLNQEIGLVTGSGEFFCNHSNRLKERSFLPHTLFFGYANGHNLYYPTIEGASEGGYGADPQMSPVEIGAGEQMMNRALMNLYHLQGKYSIEPGFKAKSSK; this is encoded by the coding sequence ATGCACCACTTCCGCACTTGTTCTTACGCGCTCTTGTTTTTGGGATTGGTCGGCACGGCCTTGGCCGCCGACGAAAAGAAGGAGTTTCGGGTCGGGGTCGCCGAGCGCGACGTGACGCCAGAGGGCAAGACGCCTATGTGGGGTTACGCCGAACGGCACGCGGCGCTATCGACGGGCGTTGCCGATCCGCTCATGGCCAAGGCAATTGTCATCCAGGCAGGCAAAGACAAATTGGCGATTGTGGGGACCGATCTGGGACGCGGCCCCACAAGTGAGATGATGAAGCAGATTCGCGCCGAGTTGAAATCGGCCTGCGGCATCGAACATGTGATCATCAGCGGCAGCCATTCGCATCACGGCCCGGTGATCGAGTTGACCGACAAAGAAGGGCGCGGCAAGGGGAAATTCGCCGATGCCGTGGCGTACAGCCAAAAACTGCCGGGTCTGTTGATCGACGCGATCAAAGAGGCGGATGCGTCGCTACAGCCCGCCAAGATCGGAGTGGGCACGAAGAACGTGAGCCTCAATCGCAATCGCCATTCGAAGCGCGAGCCGAAGGCGGTTGAACCGATGCTGGCGGTGGTGCGATTCGATGACATGGCGGGGAAGCCAATCGCGATCTTGGTGAACTTCGCGGCGCATCCGACGATGATCGACGCGATGGATTTGCGGTTTTCGGCCGATTACCCCGGCGCGATGAAGAAGAAGGTCGAAGCGAGCCTCAAGACCAAGTGCGTGTTCATGCAAGGGGCCGCAGGGGATATGAGCGCAAATCCACCGGCCGGCGTCAGTGGACCCAAACAGTTTGGCGAGGCTCTGGCCGACCAGGTGCTGAATGTGGCGGCTGGCATCAAGACCGCCGTGCCAGCGAAACCGGAGATCGTGGGCACGGTCGATCGTTTTCTGTTCGATGCGCGCGTCGACTTCACCAACAAGATCATCCAGACCGTATTTGCGCGGGTGTTCTTTCCCGAGCTGGCGCAGGCCTATGTGGACGAGGTGCAAGAAGGCATACCGGCGGAGCTCGACACGGTACTGCTGAATCAAGAAATTGGGCTGGTGACTGGTTCTGGAGAGTTCTTTTGCAACCACTCGAACCGACTCAAGGAGCGTTCGTTCCTGCCGCACACTTTGTTCTTTGGTTACGCCAATGGGCACAACCTTTATTACCCCACCATTGAAGGCGCGTCGGAGGGGGGCTACGGCGCCGATCCACAGATGTCGCCGGTCGAAATTGGGGCGGGTGAGCAAATGATGAATCGGGCGCTGATGAACCTGTATCACTTGCAGGGCAAGTACTCGATTGAGCCGGGATTTAAGGCAAAGAGCAGCAAATAG
- a CDS encoding YHS domain-containing protein, with protein sequence MKTKLLTAAACGLTLALAGVLTAAEKEFHATCPVSGAPAKEANSVDFLGKKVYFCCQNCPKKYTANPDKFALKAKQQLAATGQITQVACPISGKPAKADQSLDVGGVDVHFCCGNCKAKAEGADNVLAAIFGDLEKAFTLQTTCPVSGKAIKADQMVEHDGKKVYFCCDGCPSAFEKDPSKFLSKLPQFNVPAK encoded by the coding sequence ATGAAGACCAAACTGCTCACGGCCGCAGCATGTGGCCTGACCTTGGCGCTGGCTGGCGTGTTGACCGCCGCCGAGAAGGAGTTTCACGCGACTTGCCCGGTATCGGGCGCGCCGGCCAAGGAAGCCAACTCGGTGGACTTTCTGGGCAAGAAGGTGTACTTCTGCTGCCAGAACTGCCCCAAGAAGTACACGGCCAATCCGGACAAGTTCGCGCTGAAGGCCAAACAGCAACTGGCCGCCACCGGTCAGATTACGCAGGTCGCTTGCCCGATCAGCGGCAAACCGGCCAAGGCCGATCAGTCGTTGGATGTGGGGGGCGTGGATGTTCACTTCTGCTGCGGCAACTGCAAGGCCAAGGCGGAAGGCGCCGACAATGTGCTGGCCGCGATCTTTGGCGACTTGGAGAAGGCGTTCACGCTGCAGACCACCTGCCCGGTGAGCGGCAAGGCGATCAAGGCCGACCAGATGGTGGAGCATGACGGCAAGAAGGTGTATTTCTGCTGCGATGGCTGCCCGTCCGCGTTCGAGAAGGATCCGAGCAAGTTCTTGTCGAAGTTGCCGCAGTTCAACGTGCCGGCCAAATGA
- a CDS encoding TIGR01777 family oxidoreductase, whose amino-acid sequence MENNAASKRVVIAGGSGFLGVSLARHLSDAGASVVILSRNRPAVTGPWRHATWDARTLGDWRGELDGADGLVNLVGRSVDCVKTPEHQDEILRSRVEATGALGQAMRAIDSPPPVWVQMSTAHIYGDPPSLICTEDSTFGCGFAPMVGKAWEEAFDQAALPSQRKVILRTSFVIGRDRGAGGGALARLKWLARFGLGGKVGSGAQGMSWIHELDMNRLFERGLYDSTMQGAYIATAPQPVAQVEFMRALRQVMNMPIGLPAFAWMVRLGAPLVLRTDSELALYGRYVVSKRLAAEGFEFRFGELRDALDDLCGEGEKAGSRG is encoded by the coding sequence ATGGAAAACAATGCCGCATCGAAACGAGTTGTGATCGCCGGGGGGAGTGGGTTTCTGGGTGTGTCGCTCGCCCGGCATTTGAGTGACGCAGGCGCATCGGTCGTGATCCTTTCGCGGAATCGGCCGGCAGTGACCGGACCGTGGAGGCATGCGACGTGGGACGCGCGCACGCTGGGCGACTGGCGCGGTGAGTTGGACGGCGCCGATGGACTGGTGAATCTGGTCGGCCGCAGCGTGGACTGCGTCAAGACGCCCGAACATCAGGACGAGATTCTCCGTTCGCGCGTCGAGGCGACTGGCGCGCTGGGGCAGGCGATGCGCGCCATCGATTCGCCGCCGCCGGTCTGGGTGCAGATGAGCACCGCGCACATTTATGGCGATCCACCGAGCCTGATCTGCACGGAAGATTCGACCTTCGGCTGCGGGTTTGCGCCGATGGTGGGCAAGGCGTGGGAAGAAGCGTTTGACCAGGCCGCGCTGCCATCGCAGCGCAAGGTGATTTTGCGGACGAGTTTTGTCATTGGGCGCGATCGGGGCGCGGGAGGGGGCGCCTTGGCGCGGCTCAAGTGGCTCGCGCGGTTTGGATTGGGGGGCAAAGTCGGTAGCGGCGCTCAAGGGATGAGCTGGATTCATGAGCTGGACATGAATCGCCTGTTTGAGCGCGGACTGTACGATTCGACCATGCAAGGCGCTTACATTGCGACGGCGCCCCAGCCGGTGGCGCAGGTCGAGTTCATGCGCGCGCTGCGCCAAGTGATGAACATGCCGATTGGATTGCCCGCCTTTGCGTGGATGGTGCGACTCGGCGCGCCGCTGGTGCTGCGCACCGACTCCGAGTTGGCGCTGTACGGTCGCTACGTGGTATCGAAGCGGCTGGCGGCGGAAGGTTTTGAGTTTCGCTTTGGCGAGTTAAGGGACGCGCTGGATGATCTGTGCGGGGAGGGCGAGAAGGCGGGTTCTCGGGGCTGA
- a CDS encoding metalloregulator ArsR/SmtB family transcription factor, translated as MTMDSLSTTFAALADPTRRAILSRLARGEASVTELAKPFDMSLPGISKHLKVLERSGLIARGRDAQWRPCRLEAKRLQEAARWVESFRRHWDETLDRLDEYLQETQAKEKSRAHRKKQNRSIG; from the coding sequence ATGACGATGGATTCGCTCAGCACGACGTTCGCGGCTTTGGCCGACCCGACCCGCCGCGCCATTCTGTCGCGGTTAGCTCGGGGAGAGGCCTCGGTGACCGAATTGGCGAAGCCGTTCGATATGAGCCTGCCCGGCATCTCTAAGCATCTGAAGGTGCTGGAGCGATCGGGGTTGATCGCGCGCGGCCGCGACGCGCAGTGGCGCCCCTGTCGGCTGGAGGCCAAGCGTCTTCAGGAGGCCGCGCGTTGGGTGGAGTCGTTCCGCCGCCATTGGGACGAAACCCTAGATCGTCTCGATGAATACTTGCAAGAAACTCAAGCCAAGGAGAAATCTCGTGCCCACAGAAAAAAGCAAAACCGCAGTATCGGATGA
- a CDS encoding SRPBCC domain-containing protein, giving the protein MNTCKKLKPRRNLVPTEKSKTAVSDDREVLITRVFDAPLEVVFRAWTEREALLRWYAPRGCTITFRAIDVREGGEFHSCIRTPDGHECWCKGEYREIVAPERIVYSMTVADAAGNQVEPTAVGMDADWPRETEVTVTFEPVGEKTRLTLRQTVSESLAKRTGAHPSWIDMLDRLAEVV; this is encoded by the coding sequence ATGAATACTTGCAAGAAACTCAAGCCAAGGAGAAATCTCGTGCCCACAGAAAAAAGCAAAACCGCAGTATCGGATGACCGCGAGGTGTTGATTACGCGGGTGTTCGACGCGCCGCTCGAGGTTGTCTTTCGGGCCTGGACCGAACGCGAAGCGCTGTTGCGGTGGTACGCGCCGCGGGGCTGCACGATCACGTTTCGCGCGATTGATGTGCGCGAAGGGGGGGAGTTCCATTCGTGCATTCGCACTCCGGATGGTCATGAGTGCTGGTGCAAGGGGGAGTATCGAGAGATTGTGGCGCCGGAGCGGATCGTTTACAGCATGACGGTGGCCGACGCGGCTGGGAACCAAGTCGAGCCGACGGCGGTTGGCATGGACGCCGATTGGCCACGCGAAACGGAAGTGACGGTGACATTCGAGCCGGTGGGAGAGAAAACCCGACTGACGCTGCGGCAGACGGTGTCGGAATCGTTGGCGAAGCGAACGGGCGCCCATCCAAGCTGGATCGACATGTTGGATCGGCTGGCAGAGGTGGTGTGA
- a CDS encoding dimethyl sulfoxide reductase anchor subunit, producing MASVLSIEAPRAERNFHSATGPMLLEQLLEQQQQLTAVDKFTQRHEAVTAPLQARHYRDLIPLSKPAAGEQYAFEVDLDACSGCKACVVACHNLNGLEEVELWRSVGLLQGGSSSLPVLQHVTTACHHCLEPPCLEGCPVLAYEKDPITGIVRHLDDQCIGCQYCILKCPYDVPKYSRAKGIVRKCDMCADRLSAGEAPACVQACPSRAIRITVVEKQQVAENAEANLFLPGAPEPRWTLPTTHYKTRKTLPANLLPADFFVAARQHAHWPLVLMLVLTQMSVGAFLIDQVLRDLDLATGSAPAPQARAVHLATAFALGMLGLVSSIFHLGRPWLAYRAILGWRRSWLSREVLAFGAFALAASVYAATPWLESAGTTVAADWEHVLGGVVALTGLAGVACSTMIYASTRRALWNPVYTGCKFLLTAALLGTPVALLVRLAASAWTADARDASVALAHLRLALWILLACAAIKLVMEAAIFCWLRARTLTPLRRTAILMTGDLARATAIRFACGAVGGLALPAALLIFVVRHGDASSLAVALAMALVLALNFVGEMLERYLFFAAVVAPKMPGAPSV from the coding sequence ATGGCTAGTGTTCTGTCGATAGAAGCGCCGCGCGCCGAGCGGAACTTTCATTCCGCCACTGGGCCGATGCTGCTGGAGCAGTTGCTGGAACAACAACAGCAGCTTACAGCGGTCGATAAATTCACGCAGCGGCACGAAGCGGTGACCGCGCCGCTACAGGCGCGTCACTATCGCGATCTGATTCCGCTTTCCAAGCCGGCCGCGGGCGAGCAGTACGCGTTTGAAGTCGATCTCGACGCTTGCTCGGGCTGCAAAGCGTGCGTGGTGGCCTGCCACAACCTGAATGGCCTGGAAGAAGTCGAGTTGTGGCGGTCGGTGGGGCTGTTGCAAGGAGGCAGCAGCAGTCTGCCGGTTTTACAGCATGTCACGACGGCATGTCACCACTGTCTTGAGCCGCCGTGCCTGGAAGGCTGCCCGGTGTTGGCCTATGAGAAGGACCCGATCACCGGCATCGTGCGGCACTTGGATGACCAGTGCATTGGTTGCCAGTACTGTATCTTGAAGTGTCCGTACGACGTGCCGAAGTACAGTCGCGCGAAAGGCATTGTGCGCAAGTGCGACATGTGCGCCGATCGGCTGTCGGCGGGCGAGGCGCCCGCCTGTGTGCAGGCGTGTCCCAGCCGAGCGATCCGCATCACGGTTGTCGAGAAACAGCAGGTCGCGGAGAACGCGGAGGCGAATCTGTTTCTGCCCGGAGCGCCTGAGCCGCGTTGGACGCTACCAACGACGCACTATAAGACGCGCAAGACGCTGCCGGCCAATTTGTTGCCGGCTGATTTCTTCGTGGCGGCGCGGCAGCATGCGCACTGGCCGCTGGTGCTGATGCTGGTGTTGACGCAGATGTCGGTGGGGGCGTTCCTGATTGATCAGGTCTTGCGCGATTTGGACCTGGCGACCGGATCGGCGCCAGCGCCGCAAGCGCGGGCGGTTCACCTGGCGACCGCGTTCGCGCTTGGCATGCTGGGACTTGTCAGCTCAATATTTCACTTGGGGCGACCTTGGCTCGCATACCGCGCGATACTGGGTTGGCGGCGCAGTTGGTTGAGCCGCGAGGTGTTGGCTTTTGGCGCCTTCGCGTTGGCGGCGTCGGTGTACGCGGCGACCCCATGGCTGGAGAGCGCTGGGACGACAGTGGCCGCCGATTGGGAACATGTGTTGGGGGGCGTGGTGGCGCTCACCGGACTGGCGGGGGTGGCCTGCTCCACGATGATCTACGCCAGCACGCGGCGGGCGCTGTGGAACCCGGTTTACACGGGATGCAAGTTCTTGCTCACGGCCGCGCTGCTGGGGACGCCGGTGGCGCTGCTTGTTCGCCTGGCCGCCAGCGCATGGACCGCCGACGCGCGCGATGCGTCGGTCGCGCTGGCGCACTTGCGGCTGGCGCTTTGGATCTTGCTGGCCTGCGCGGCGATCAAGCTGGTGATGGAAGCCGCGATCTTTTGCTGGCTACGGGCGCGGACGCTTACCCCGCTACGACGCACGGCGATCTTGATGACGGGTGACCTGGCACGGGCCACGGCGATTCGATTCGCATGCGGCGCCGTGGGAGGACTGGCGCTGCCTGCCGCGCTGTTGATTTTTGTTGTGCGCCACGGTGACGCGTCATCGCTTGCCGTGGCGCTGGCGATGGCGTTGGTGCTCGCCTTGAACTTTGTCGGCGAGATGCTGGAGCGCTACCTCTTCTTCGCGGCCGTGGTCGCGCCCAAGATGCCAGGAGCGCCCTCGGTATGA